The Monodelphis domestica isolate mMonDom1 chromosome 7, mMonDom1.pri, whole genome shotgun sequence genome window below encodes:
- the FBRS gene encoding probable fibrosin-1 isoform X1 gives METAAAPAPAPAPGPPGWGGEGASQPRRQRRCSRRDRERRRRGGGRRAAAGDAPRTLLGAASALLPSSSSSSSPPPPPPPPPPPPPARPWSSASSGERGSPRGKRRRRRPPRPRGRKRPPGSGSRGEEEDDDEEEEGEEEEEEEEEDLIDGFAIASFASLEALQKDASLQPPERLEHRLKHSGKRKRGGVGGGRGEPGDSSERETGRPPGDRARKRPSKRRRKEASSRHSLEAGYICDAESDLDERVSDDDLDPSFTVSTSKASGPHGNLNGNCEAKLSVIPKVSGLERSQEQPPGPDPLLVPFPAKEPLPPPAPRPPTTPPTPMPAPVSLPPPPPPQLQLRVSPFGIRSSTYGSGLDLSTGSSSRPPPKAPAPPVAPPPPSSSSSSSSSSSSSSAQLSHRPPTPSLPLPLANHGFPPAGLRAPPPPPHPALFSPGPTLPPPPPLLQVAGHPGAATASALSEQELMRQDLSTRFLSAQGGPEVGGAGGSARPLAFQFHQHNHQHQHTHQHTHQHFTPYPPGLLPPHGPHMFEKYPGKIEGLFRHNLYAAFPPAVPGLPPGLPPAVSFGSLQGAFQPKSTNPELPPRLGPVPSGLPQKGTQIPDHFRPPLRKPGKWCAMHVRVAYMILRHQEKMKLMQGDPHKLDFRNDLLPCLPGAYGGLPPGQELSHPASLFTATGAVHPAANPFTAAPGPPTSFLSPGTHIDPFGRPTSFASLAALSNGAFGGLGSPTFNTGAVFAQKESPGAPPAFASPPDPWARLHRGPPAFPAWARPPEAARTPGSDKERPVERREPSAPKEEKDRDLPFSRPQLRVSPATPKSRAGEEGVRPPKEPVRVKEERKEEVPGPPSLHLLFDRPRPPPFLGPSPSDRCAPFLEPWLPGPPRLARPPRFYEAGEELGGAGAVATARLYGLEPTHPLLYGRLAPPPPTAAPGPPQLLSKTPPGALLGAPPPLVPAPRPGSPPRPPGPPRADR, from the exons ATGGAGACCGCggcggccccggccccggccccggcccctgGCCCGCCGGGCTGGGGCGGCGAGGGCGCTTCTCAGCCGCGGCGGCAGCGACGGTGCTCGCGGCGGGACCGGGAGCGGCGGCGCCGGGGCGGGGGGCGGCGGGCAGCCGCCGGGGACGCGCCGCGGACATTGCTGGGGGCGGCCTCGGCGTTACTGCcttcgtcgtcgtcgtcgtcctcgcccccgccgccgccgcccccacCGCCCCCGCCGCCCCCGGCTCGGCCCTGGTCGTCAGCCTCCTCCGGGGAGCGCGGCAGCCCCCGGGGAAAGAGGCGTCGGCGACGGCCCCCCCGGCCCCGGGGCAGGAAGCGGCCCCCCGGCTCGGGCAgccgaggggaggaggaggacgacgacgaagaggaggagggggaagaggaggaggaggaggaggaggaggacctcATCGATGGTTTCGCCATTGCCAGCTTCGCCAGCCTTGAGGCCCTGCAG AAGGATGCATCCCTTCAGCCCCCAGAACGACTGGAGCACCGGTTAAAACATTCCGGAAAGCGGAAGCGGGGGGGTGTAGGGGGGGGCCGAGGGGAGCCAGGAGACAGCTCAGAGAGGGAGACTGGCCGGCCCCCAGGGGACCGTGCCCGAAAAAGGCCCAGCAAGCGAAGGAGGAAAGAG GCCTCCTCCCGACACTCTCTGGAAGCCGGATACATA tGTGACGCGGAGAGTGACCTGGACGAGAGG GTCTCTGATGATGACCTCGATCCGTCGTTTACTGTCTCAACCAGCAAAG CCTCGGGCCCCCATGGCAACTTAAATGGGAACTGTGAAGCGAAACTCTCTGTGATCCCCAAAGTGTCGGGGCTGGAGCGGAGTCAGGAGCAGCCCCCAGGACCCGACCCGCTGCTAGTGCCTTTCCCTGCCAAGGAGCCACTGCCTCCACCGGCCCCCCGACCCCCAACCACCCCCCCAACCCCGATGCCAGCCCCTGTCAGCCTgccacctccacccccaccccagttgCAGCTCCGGGTTTCACCCTTCGGCATCCGCTCTTCCACTTATGGCAGTGGCCTGGACCTCAGCACTGGCAG CTCTTCGAGGCCACCCCCGAAGGCTCCTGCCCCTCCAGTGGCCCcacctcccccttcttcttcctcttcctcttcttcctcctcctcctcctcttcagctCAACTCTCCCATCGGCCCCCAACACCTTCCTTGCCCTTGCCTCTGGCCAACCATGGCTTCCCCCCTGCTGGGCTACGGGCACCGCCCCCACCTCCCCATCCTGCCCTATTCTCCCCTGGTCCAactctacccccacccccacctttgcTGCAGGTGGCAGGCCACCCTGGGGCTGCGACGGCCAGTGCACTCTCTG AGCAGGAGCTGATGCGGCAGGACCTGAGCACTCGGTTCCTGAGCGCCCAGGGAGGCCCCGAGGTGGGCGGGGCAGGGGGCTCAGCCCGTCCCCTGGCCTTCCAGTTCCACCAGCACAACCACCAGCACCAGCATACCCACCAGCACACCCACCAGCACTTCACCCCCTACCCTCCTGGCCTGCTGCCCCCCCACGGCCCCCACATG TTCGAGAAATATCCAGGAAAAATCGAAGGCCTTTTCCGGCATAAT CTCTATGCGGCCTTCCCTCCTGCTGTCCCTGGCCTCCCCCCTGGTCTGCCTCCTGCTGTTTCCTTTGGTTCTCTGCAAGGGGCTTTCCAGCCTAAG agCACGAATCCAGAGCTGCCACCACGACTGGGGCCGGTCCCCAGTGGGCTGCCCCAAAAGGGAACACAG ATTCCTGACCATTTCCGCCCCCCACTGAGG AAACCAGGAAAGTGGTGTGCCATGCATGTGCGAGTGGCCTATATGATCTTGAGGCACCAGGAGAAGATGAAG TTAATGCAGGGTGATCCTCACAAGCTGGATTTTCGGAATGACCTTTTGCCCTGCCTCCCTGGGGCCTATGGAGGCCTTCCCCCTGGGCAGGAGCTCTCCCATCCAGCTTCCCTCTTTACTGCAACAG GTGCTGTCCATCCTGCTGCCAATCCTTTCACAGCAGCTCCTGGACCCCCCACATCCTTTCTAAGTCCTGGTACCCACATTG ATCCTTTTGGACGTCCTACCAGCTTTGCGTCCTTGGCTGCTCTCTCCAATGGGGCCTTTGGGGGCCTGGGCAGCCCTACGTTCA acACTGGTGCTGTCTTTGCCCAGAAAGAAAGCCCAGGGGCTCCTCCTGCCTTTGCCTCTCCTCCAGATCCATGGGCCCGGCTGCACCGTGGCCCCCCCGCCTTTCCTGCCTGGGCTCGGCCTCCCGAGGCTGCACGGACACCTGGCTCAGACAAAGAACGTCCAGTGGAGAGGCGAGAGCCCTCAGCccccaaagaggaaaaagatag ggATCTCCCATTTTCCCGACCACAGCTTCGAGTTTCCCCAGCCACCCCCAAATCCCGGGCCGGGGAGGAGGGGGTAAGACCCCCCAAGGAGCCTGTGAgggtgaaggaagagaggaaggaggaggtcCCTGGGCCTCCCAGCCTACATCTGCTATTTGATCGGCCCCGGCCACCCCCCTTCCTGGGCCCCAGCCCTTCCGACCGATGTGCCCCCTTCTTGGAGCCCTGGCTGCCAGGCCCTCCACGCCTGGCCCGCCCCCCACGATTCTATGAGGCTGGGGAGGAGCTGGGAGGAGCAGGAGCTGTGGCCACAGCTCGCCTCTATGGTCTGGAGCCTACCCATCCCCTACTCTATGGCCGCTTGGCACCCCCGCCTCCTACCGCAGCCCCTGGGCCCCCTCAATTGCTTAGCAAGACACCTCCTGGGGCCCTTCTGGGGGCTCCTCCCCCCTTGGTGCCCGCCCCTCGGCCTGGCTCTCCCCCTCGGCCACCAGGGCCACCCAGAGCTGAcaggtga
- the FBRS gene encoding probable fibrosin-1 isoform X2: METAAAPAPAPAPGPPGWGGEGASQPRRQRRCSRRDRERRRRGGGRRAAAGDAPRTLLGAASALLPSSSSSSSPPPPPPPPPPPPPARPWSSASSGERGSPRGKRRRRRPPRPRGRKRPPGSGSRGEEEDDDEEEEGEEEEEEEEEDLIDGFAIASFASLEALQKDASLQPPERLEHRLKHSGKRKRGGVGGGRGEPGDSSERETGRPPGDRARKRPSKRRRKEASSRHSLEAGYICDAESDLDERVSDDDLDPSFTVSTSKASGPHGNLNGNCEAKLSVIPKVSGLERSQEQPPGPDPLLVPFPAKEPLPPPAPRPPTTPPTPMPAPVSLPPPPPPQLQLRVSPFGIRSSTYGSGLDLSTGSSSRPPPKAPAPPVAPPPPSSSSSSSSSSSSSSAQLSHRPPTPSLPLPLANHGFPPAGLRAPPPPPHPALFSPGPTLPPPPPLLQVAGHPGAATASALSEQELMRQDLSTRFLSAQGGPEVGGAGGSARPLAFQFHQHNHQHQHTHQHTHQHFTPYPPGLLPPHGPHMFEKYPGKIEGLFRHNLYAAFPPAVPGLPPGLPPAVSFGSLQGAFQPKSTNPELPPRLGPVPSGLPQKGTQKPGKWCAMHVRVAYMILRHQEKMKLMQGDPHKLDFRNDLLPCLPGAYGGLPPGQELSHPASLFTATGAVHPAANPFTAAPGPPTSFLSPGTHIDPFGRPTSFASLAALSNGAFGGLGSPTFNTGAVFAQKESPGAPPAFASPPDPWARLHRGPPAFPAWARPPEAARTPGSDKERPVERREPSAPKEEKDRDLPFSRPQLRVSPATPKSRAGEEGVRPPKEPVRVKEERKEEVPGPPSLHLLFDRPRPPPFLGPSPSDRCAPFLEPWLPGPPRLARPPRFYEAGEELGGAGAVATARLYGLEPTHPLLYGRLAPPPPTAAPGPPQLLSKTPPGALLGAPPPLVPAPRPGSPPRPPGPPRADR, encoded by the exons ATGGAGACCGCggcggccccggccccggccccggcccctgGCCCGCCGGGCTGGGGCGGCGAGGGCGCTTCTCAGCCGCGGCGGCAGCGACGGTGCTCGCGGCGGGACCGGGAGCGGCGGCGCCGGGGCGGGGGGCGGCGGGCAGCCGCCGGGGACGCGCCGCGGACATTGCTGGGGGCGGCCTCGGCGTTACTGCcttcgtcgtcgtcgtcgtcctcgcccccgccgccgccgcccccacCGCCCCCGCCGCCCCCGGCTCGGCCCTGGTCGTCAGCCTCCTCCGGGGAGCGCGGCAGCCCCCGGGGAAAGAGGCGTCGGCGACGGCCCCCCCGGCCCCGGGGCAGGAAGCGGCCCCCCGGCTCGGGCAgccgaggggaggaggaggacgacgacgaagaggaggagggggaagaggaggaggaggaggaggaggaggacctcATCGATGGTTTCGCCATTGCCAGCTTCGCCAGCCTTGAGGCCCTGCAG AAGGATGCATCCCTTCAGCCCCCAGAACGACTGGAGCACCGGTTAAAACATTCCGGAAAGCGGAAGCGGGGGGGTGTAGGGGGGGGCCGAGGGGAGCCAGGAGACAGCTCAGAGAGGGAGACTGGCCGGCCCCCAGGGGACCGTGCCCGAAAAAGGCCCAGCAAGCGAAGGAGGAAAGAG GCCTCCTCCCGACACTCTCTGGAAGCCGGATACATA tGTGACGCGGAGAGTGACCTGGACGAGAGG GTCTCTGATGATGACCTCGATCCGTCGTTTACTGTCTCAACCAGCAAAG CCTCGGGCCCCCATGGCAACTTAAATGGGAACTGTGAAGCGAAACTCTCTGTGATCCCCAAAGTGTCGGGGCTGGAGCGGAGTCAGGAGCAGCCCCCAGGACCCGACCCGCTGCTAGTGCCTTTCCCTGCCAAGGAGCCACTGCCTCCACCGGCCCCCCGACCCCCAACCACCCCCCCAACCCCGATGCCAGCCCCTGTCAGCCTgccacctccacccccaccccagttgCAGCTCCGGGTTTCACCCTTCGGCATCCGCTCTTCCACTTATGGCAGTGGCCTGGACCTCAGCACTGGCAG CTCTTCGAGGCCACCCCCGAAGGCTCCTGCCCCTCCAGTGGCCCcacctcccccttcttcttcctcttcctcttcttcctcctcctcctcctcttcagctCAACTCTCCCATCGGCCCCCAACACCTTCCTTGCCCTTGCCTCTGGCCAACCATGGCTTCCCCCCTGCTGGGCTACGGGCACCGCCCCCACCTCCCCATCCTGCCCTATTCTCCCCTGGTCCAactctacccccacccccacctttgcTGCAGGTGGCAGGCCACCCTGGGGCTGCGACGGCCAGTGCACTCTCTG AGCAGGAGCTGATGCGGCAGGACCTGAGCACTCGGTTCCTGAGCGCCCAGGGAGGCCCCGAGGTGGGCGGGGCAGGGGGCTCAGCCCGTCCCCTGGCCTTCCAGTTCCACCAGCACAACCACCAGCACCAGCATACCCACCAGCACACCCACCAGCACTTCACCCCCTACCCTCCTGGCCTGCTGCCCCCCCACGGCCCCCACATG TTCGAGAAATATCCAGGAAAAATCGAAGGCCTTTTCCGGCATAAT CTCTATGCGGCCTTCCCTCCTGCTGTCCCTGGCCTCCCCCCTGGTCTGCCTCCTGCTGTTTCCTTTGGTTCTCTGCAAGGGGCTTTCCAGCCTAAG agCACGAATCCAGAGCTGCCACCACGACTGGGGCCGGTCCCCAGTGGGCTGCCCCAAAAGGGAACACAG AAACCAGGAAAGTGGTGTGCCATGCATGTGCGAGTGGCCTATATGATCTTGAGGCACCAGGAGAAGATGAAG TTAATGCAGGGTGATCCTCACAAGCTGGATTTTCGGAATGACCTTTTGCCCTGCCTCCCTGGGGCCTATGGAGGCCTTCCCCCTGGGCAGGAGCTCTCCCATCCAGCTTCCCTCTTTACTGCAACAG GTGCTGTCCATCCTGCTGCCAATCCTTTCACAGCAGCTCCTGGACCCCCCACATCCTTTCTAAGTCCTGGTACCCACATTG ATCCTTTTGGACGTCCTACCAGCTTTGCGTCCTTGGCTGCTCTCTCCAATGGGGCCTTTGGGGGCCTGGGCAGCCCTACGTTCA acACTGGTGCTGTCTTTGCCCAGAAAGAAAGCCCAGGGGCTCCTCCTGCCTTTGCCTCTCCTCCAGATCCATGGGCCCGGCTGCACCGTGGCCCCCCCGCCTTTCCTGCCTGGGCTCGGCCTCCCGAGGCTGCACGGACACCTGGCTCAGACAAAGAACGTCCAGTGGAGAGGCGAGAGCCCTCAGCccccaaagaggaaaaagatag ggATCTCCCATTTTCCCGACCACAGCTTCGAGTTTCCCCAGCCACCCCCAAATCCCGGGCCGGGGAGGAGGGGGTAAGACCCCCCAAGGAGCCTGTGAgggtgaaggaagagaggaaggaggaggtcCCTGGGCCTCCCAGCCTACATCTGCTATTTGATCGGCCCCGGCCACCCCCCTTCCTGGGCCCCAGCCCTTCCGACCGATGTGCCCCCTTCTTGGAGCCCTGGCTGCCAGGCCCTCCACGCCTGGCCCGCCCCCCACGATTCTATGAGGCTGGGGAGGAGCTGGGAGGAGCAGGAGCTGTGGCCACAGCTCGCCTCTATGGTCTGGAGCCTACCCATCCCCTACTCTATGGCCGCTTGGCACCCCCGCCTCCTACCGCAGCCCCTGGGCCCCCTCAATTGCTTAGCAAGACACCTCCTGGGGCCCTTCTGGGGGCTCCTCCCCCCTTGGTGCCCGCCCCTCGGCCTGGCTCTCCCCCTCGGCCACCAGGGCCACCCAGAGCTGAcaggtga